The proteins below come from a single Mustela nigripes isolate SB6536 chromosome 14, MUSNIG.SB6536, whole genome shotgun sequence genomic window:
- the COL8A2 gene encoding collagen alpha-2(VIII) chain, with translation MRGALPPLSSLLLLLLLLGCGPRAATGGGAGGAAGYAPVKYVQPMHKGPVGPPFREGKGQYLEMPLPLLPMDLKGEPGPPGKPGPRGPPGPPGFPGKPGTGKPGLHGQPGPAGPPGFSRMGKAGPPGLPGKAGPPGQPGLQGEPGIRGDQGLRGPPGPPGLPGPSGIAVPGKPGPQGVPGPPGFGGEPGPQGEPGPPGDRGLKGDNGVGQPGLPGAPGQGGAPGPPGLPGPAGLGKPGLDGLPGAPGDKGESGPPGVPGPRGEPGALGPKGPPGVDGVGVPGAAGLPGPQGPAGAKGEPGTRGPPGLIGPTGYGVPGLPGPKGDRGPAGVPGLLGDRGEPGEDGEPGEQGPQGLGGPPGLPGSAGLPGRRGPPGPKGDTGPGGPPGVPGIRGDQGPNGLAGKPGPPGERGLPGAHGPPGPTGPKGEPGFTGRPGGPGVAGALGQKGDLGLPGQPGLRGPSGIPGLQGPAGPIGPQGLPGLKGEPGLPGPPGEGKVGEPGVTGPTGPPGVPGSPGLTGPPGPPGPPGPPGAPGAFDETGIAGLHLPNGGVEGAVLGKGGKPQFGLGELSAHGTPAFTAVLTSPFPASGMPVKFDRTLYNGHSGYNPATGIFTCPVGGVYYFAYHVHVKGTNVWVALYKNNVPATYTYDEYKKGYLDQASGGAVLQLRPNDQVWVQMPSDQANGLYSTEYIHSSFSGFLLCPT, from the exons ATGCGGGGGGCTCTGCCGCCCCTGTCttcgctgctgctgctgctgctgctgctggggtgCGGGCCGAGGGCAGCCACCGGAGGCGGTGCCGGCGGGGCCGCGGGCTACGCGCCGGTGAAGTACGTGCAGCCCATGCACAAAGGACCTGTGGGGCCGCCGTTCCGCGAGGGCAAGGGCCAGTACCTGG AAATGCCTCTACCGCTGCTGCCAATGGACCTGAAAGGCGAGCCTGGTCCGCCTGGGAAGCCTGGGCCTCGAGGGCCCCCTGGCCCtcctggcttcccaggaaaaccaGGCACCGGAAAACCAGGACTCCATGGGCAGCCTGGCCCCGCCGGCCCCCCTGGCTTCTCCCGGATGGGCAAGGCTGGTCCCCCAGGGCTCCCGGGCAAGGCTGGGCCACCAGGACAGCCAGGGCTTCAGGGCGAGCCAGGGATACGAGGGGACCAGGGTCTTCGGGGGCCCCCAGGACCTCCTGGCCTCCCTGGACCCTCAGGCATTGCTGTCCCTGGGAAGCCAGGCCCCCAGGGGGTGCCAGGGCCCCCAGGATTCGGAGGGGAGCCAGGGCCCCAGGGGGAGCCGGGGCCCCCAGGTGATCGAGGTCTCAAGGGGGATAATGGAGTGGGTCAGCCAGGGTTACCTGGGGCCCCAGGGCAGGGGGGTGCCCCTGGACCCCCTGGCCTCCCTGGTCCAGCTGGCTTGGGCAAACCAGGTTTGGATGGGcttcctggggcccctggagaTAAGGGTGAGTCGGGGCCTCCGGGAGTACCGGGACCCAGGGGGGAGCCAGGGGCTCTGGGCCCAAAAGGGCCCCCCGGGGTGGATGGTGTGGGGGTCCCAGGGGCAGCAGGGCTGCCAGGGCCACAGGGCCCAGCAGGGGCCAAAGGGGAGCCAGGAACCCGTGGACCCCCTGGTCTGATAGGCCCCACTGGCTATGGGGTGCCAGGACTGCCAGGCCCCAAGGGGGACAGGGGCCCAGCTGGGGTCCCAGGCCTCTTGGGGGACAGGGGTGAGCCAGGTGAGGATGGGGAGCCAGGGGAGCAAGGCCCACAGGGCCTTGGGGGACCCCCAGGACTTCCAGGATCTGCAGGACTCCCTGGCAGACGTGGGCCCCCTGGGCCCAAGGGGGATACAGGGCCCGGAGGACCCCCAGGAGTGCCTGGGATTCGGGGTGACCAGGGACCTAATGGCCTGGCTGGGAAACCTGGGCCCCCAGGAGAGAGGGGACTTCCTGGGGCCCATGGGCCCCCTGGACCAACTGGGCCCAAAGGTGAGCCGGGCTTCACTGGCCGCCCTGGGGGACCGGGGGTGGCAGGAGCCCTGGGACAGAAGGGTGACTTGGGGCTCCCTGGGCAGCCAGGCCTGAGGGGCCCCTCAGgaatcccagggctccagggccCAGCTGGTCCTATCGGGCCCCAGGGACTGCCAGGCCTGAAGGGTGAACCCGGCTTGCCAGGGCCCCCAGGCGAGGGGAAAGTGGGGGAACCGGGAGTGACTGGGCCTACAGGGCCCCCTGGGGTCCCTGGTTCCCCAGGACTCACTGGCCCTCCCGGGCCTCCTGGGCCTCCTGGTCCCCCTGGCGCCCCGGGGGCCTTTGATGAGACTGGCATCGCCGGCCTGCACCTGCCCAATGGAGGCGTGGAGGGCGCTGTACTGGGCAAGGGGGGCAAGCCGCAGTTCGGGCTGGGAGAGCTGTCAGCCCACGGCACGCCCGCCTTCACCGCCGTACTCACCTCACCCTTCCCCGCCTCGGGCATGCCTGTCAAGTTTGACCGGACTCTCTACAACGGCCACAGTGGCTACAACCCAGCCACTGGCATCTTCACCTGCCCTGTGGGTGGGGTCTACTACTTTGCTTACCACGTGCACGTCAAGGGCACCAACGTGTGGGTGGCCCTGTACAAGAACAACGTGCCAGCCACATACACCTATGACGAGTACAAGAAGGGCTACCTGGACCAGGCATCTGGTGGGGCTGTGCTCCAGCTGCGGCCCAACGACCAGGTCTGGGTACAGATGCCATCGGACCAGGCCAACGGCCTCTACTCCACTGAGTATATCCACTCCTCCTTTTCAGGGTTCTTGCTCTGCCCCACATAA